The nucleotide sequence CCGGACCGGAGGCGGCGAACCCCACCAGATACGATTGCTCGGCCTGTTCGACGGCGACCAGCACGCGGTGCGCGCCCGAGGGCGGCTCCTGCACCGCCGCGCTCCACCGCCGGGCGAGGTACGCCTCGTCCAGGTTGTCGAGCACGTGCCGGGGCAGGATCCGGCGGTACGCGGCCCGCCAGGTGGCGAGCTGGAGGCGTGCGATCTCGCCGGCGTCCTCCGGACGCGCGGGGCGGACGAACCCGAGAGCCATGGCACGAGAGCCTACGCAGGGCGAGGAGGGCGACGGTGGCGCAGGGTGCCAGGCGGGCCATCGCGCAGGTCGTCGCCGTGGTGGCGCTCGCCGTGGCGGTGACCGCCTTCCTCTCGGTGGCGGCCGTGCGGCACGGCTTCTTCGACCTCAAGGTCTACTACGGCGCGCTGACCTTCTGGGTGCACGACGGCGGCGAGATCTACGACTTCCTCAAGGGCGGCACCCAGTACGGCTTCACCTACCCGCCGTTCGCCGCGCTGGTCATGCTGCCCATGGCGTACCTGCCGTGGCCGGCGGCCATCACCGTGAGCGTGGCCGCCACCGTGGTGGTCAGCGCCGTGGTGATCTGGTGGCTGCTCGACCCGGTGGCCCGCCGCGCCGGCTGGACCCGCTGGTTCGTCCTGGCGGTGGCGCTCTGCCTCGCCGCCGCCTACGAGCCGATGCGCGAGACGGTCAACTTCGGCCAGGTCAACATGCTGCTGCTGTTCCTCGTGGCGGTGGACCTGCTCCGGCTGCTGCCGGCGCGCAACCGGTGGGCCGGGGTGGGCATCGGGCTGGCCACCGCGATCAAGCTGACCCCGGGCATCTTCATCGTCTACCTGCTGGTCACCGGGCGCTGGCGGGCCGCGTTCACCGCCATGGGCGCGGCGGCCGCGGCGACCCTGGCGGCCGCCGCGCTCTTCCCGGACGCCTCCCGGGAGTTCTGGACCGAGGCGCTGTGGAACACCGACCGGGTGGGCGAGCTGGCCTTCGTCTCCAACCAGTCGCTGCGCGGGGTGGTGGCCCGGCTCGATCCGGAACACCCGAGCACCGTGGCCTGGCTCGCGCTGGTCCTCGCCACCCTGGCCGTCTGGGGCTGGCGTTCCCGGGCCGCGGTGGCCGCCGGCGACGAGGCCACCGGCCTGGCGCTGACCGGCGCCACCATGTGCCTGGTCAGCCCGGTGACCTGGGTGCACCACCTGGTCTGGCTGCTGCCCGGGCTGATCCTGCTGGTCGACAACGGCATGGCGGCCCCCGCCCGGAGCCGCCGGCGCCGCCTGCTGCTGGCCGCCGCGCTCATCGGGTACGCCTTCCTCATCAGCCGGATCGTCTGGGCCTGGGAGAAGGACTTCACCGGCGTCGACGGGTTCCTGGGCAGCAACGCCTACGTGTGGATCAGCCTCGCGCTGCTGCTCGCCCTGCCGATCCGGCACTGGGCCACGCCGACCGGCGGTGGCCCCGCCGAGCGGGGCGGGCCGGCCGGGTCAGCCGTCGAGCCGGGCGGTGTAGCGCAGCTCGAGGAGCCGGACCGGGTCCCGCCCGCCGTGCAGCGGGACCGCGTAGGTGGACTCCTCCCCGTCCGGTGACAGCCCGGCCCGCTCGTAGAAGCGGCGGGCCCGGGCGTTGCCGGCGAGCACCCAGAGCCGGTACTCGGCCACGCCCCGCTCCGTGAGACCGGCCCGGGCCGCCGCGAACAGCGCCTGACCGGTCCCGCTGCCCCACCGCGCCGGATCCAGGTAGATCGCCAGGATCTCCCCGTACGCCGGGTCGAGGTCGCCGCGGTCCTGGTTGTTCCGGTACGGCCCGAAGGTGGTGAAACCCTCGATCGTGCCGTCGGCCTCGGCGACCAGCGTGGTGAAGGGGTGCTCCGGGTCCGCCGTGCCGAGTTCCCGGCGGCGCTGCGCCCAGGCGGCCGGGTTCAGCCGGTCCAGCACCTCGGCCGGCATGATCCCCGCGTACCCCGACTGCCAGCCGCGGATGTGCACCCGGGCGATCGCCTCAGCGTCGTCCGGTTCCTCCCGGCGGATGGTGACCACCCGTCCGTTCTATGCCGCGCCGGGCCATCGGTCCAGCCGCCGCACTGCGACAACTCCAGCTCGGCGCGTCTAACGCCGCGCCGCGACCTGGAGTCGTCGTGTCAGACGGGTGGAATAGGGTCCCGGACGATGGCCGTACCGGAATCTCTCTCCCTCGCCCAGGCCCGCCGGATCGCCCTGGCCGCCCAGGGCTTCGCCGACCCGGCGCCCACCGGGGTGCCCACCCGCCGGCACCTGCGCCGGGTGCTCGACCGGGTCGGGCTCATCCAGATGGACTCGGTCAACGTCCTGCAACGCGCGCACTACCTGCCGCTCTACAGCCGGCTCGGGCCCTACCCGACCACCCTGCTCGACACGGCGGCCTACCGGCGTCCCCGCGACCTGTTCGAGTACTGGGCGCACGAGGCGTCGCTGGTCCCCGTGGGGCTGCACCCGGCGCTGCGCTGGCGGATGGCCAAGGCCCACGACGAGGCCTGGGGCGGCATGCGCCGGATCGCCCAGGAGCAGCCCGAGCTGGTCGCCTGGGTACGCGACGAGGTGGCCGCCCGGGGCCCGCTCACCGCCGCCGAGATCGAGCACGACGCGCCCCGGGAGACCGGCAACTGGGGCTGGAACTGGTCCACGGTCAAGCGCGCGCTCGAGTTCCTGTTCTGGGCCGGCGAGGTGACCGCCGCCGACCGCACCACCTCGTTCGCCCGCCGCTACGACCTGCCCGAGCGGGTGCTGCCGGCCGCCGTGCTGGACGCGCCCACGCCGAGCACCGCCGACGCCCACCGCACGCTGGTGGCGATCGCCGCCCGGTCGCTGGGCGTGGCCGCCGAGCCGGAGCTGCGCGACTACTTCCGGCTGCCGGTCGCCGGTGCCCGGCAGGCCATCGCCGAGCTGGTCGAGGCCGGCGAGCTGACCCCGGTCACCGTGGCGGGGTGGCGGCAGCCGGCCTACCTGCACGCTCAGGCCCGGCTGCCCCGCTGGGTGCGCGGCAACACGCTGGTCAGCCCGTTCGACCCGCTGGTCTGGGAACGGGGCCGCACCGAGCGGCTCTTCGACTTCACCTACCGGATCGAGATCTACGTGCCCGCGCCGCAGCGGGTCTACGGCTACTACGTGCTGCCCTTCCTCCAGGGCGAACGCCTCACCGCCCGGGTCGACCTCAAGGCCGACCGGAAGGCCGGCGTGCTGCTGGTGCCGGCCGCGTGGGCGGAGCCGGGCGCCGACCCGGGGGAGACCGCGGTGGCGCTCGCCGCCGAGCTCTACCGCCTCGCCGGCTGGCTCGGCCTGGACGCGGTCGCCCCGCCCGCCGGCGGCGACCTGGCCGCTCCGCTGGCCGCCGCCCTGGTGGGCGTGGCAGGTGTACGGTGAGCGCGTGACGAGCGTTGACCGGCCGGCCGCCGCGCCCGACCCGCATTCGGCGACCCCGCCCGCCGGTCCCACCGGTCCGGCCCTGGCCGGACCGCCCGCCACCGTCACCGGCCCGCACGCGGAGCACGCCGTGGGGCCGCACGCGGTGCATGCCGTGGGGCCGCACGCGGTGCACGCCGTGGGGCCGCACGCGGTGCACGCCGTGGGGCCGCACGCGGTGCACGCCGTGGGGCCGCACGCGGAGCATGCCGTGGGGCCGCACGCGGAGCATGCCGCCGGGGCTTACGGGGCGCCCGGGTCGTGGCCGGCCGGGGTGGCCTACCCGGCGGTCGAGCCGGACCGGTTCACCCGCCTGGTGCTGCGGCTGCACGCTCGCGCTCCGCGCTGGGCGGTGCCCCTCGCGGCGCTCGGCTGCGTCGGCCTGGGCATGGCCTACGCCCTGCTCAGCGACCCCACCCACAGTGACCCGGACGCGCGGCCGACCTGCCTGCTCAAGCTCACCACCGGGCTGGACTGCCCGGGCTGCGGCGGCACCCGCGCCCTCTGGTACGTGCTGCACGCCGACCTGCCCGCCGCCGCCCGGCACCACTTCCTGTTCGTCTTCTCGCTGCCGTTCCTGGCCTGGCTCTTCGTGAGCTGGGCGGGCAACCGGGCCTTCGGCTGGCGGCTGCCCGAGCTGCGGATCAGCCCCAAGGTGATCGGCGGCTTCCTGGCCCTGTGGCTCGCCTTCTCGGTGGCGCGCAACCTGCCCTGGGCCCCGTTCACGTCGCTCTACGTCTGACCGCCCGCGCAGCTCCCGCCGGTCGTTCCCGGCTCCGACGGTGGTTCCCGGCTCCGATGGTGGTTCCCGGCTCTCGATCGTGGTTCCCGGCGTTCCTGAGCGTGGTTCTCGCGCTTCCGGAAATCGAAGCCTGCCCCAAGCCGTTCGGCGTGCCGGCGGCCGTTCAGGAATCGCTCCGGCCGAGTCGCCGTCCAGCGCCTGCGTGCCTTTCGAGCTGAGTTGTTGGTGATGTCATCGCAGTCTTGTGCGCGCCCGCTCGCCGCCGACTCGTCGCCTGTCCTCCGTCGCCTGGACGGCCCTCATGGAGTAGCCGGCCGTTCAGGAGGCGCAGCCCCGGGATCGTTGTCCTGCGCCGGGTGCCTTTCGAGCTGAGTGGTTGGTGATGTCATCGCAGTCTTGTGCGCGCCCGCTCCCCGCCGACTCGTCGCCTGTCCTCCGTCGCCTGGACGGCCTCATCGAGTAGCCGGCCGTTCAGGAGGCTCAGCGCCGGGTCGTTGTCCTGCGCCTGCGTGCCTTTCGAGCTGAGTCGTCGGTGATGTCACGGCGGGCTTGCCACTCGCGCTGACCGCTGGGCCGCCCTCCGCCCGCAAACGCCCCAGCGAGCAGTCCGCCGCTGAATCTTGGAGAGTTTCTGTCCAGACCGAACGGAAACTCTCCAAGATCTCACCGCGGCCCGTTCACCGCGGCCCGTTCACCGCGGCCCGTTCACCGCGGCTTGTTCACCGCGGCCCGCACGCCGCGGTTTGTTCACCGCGGCCCGCACGCCGCGCCCGCACGCCGCGCCGCGCCCGCTGCGGCCCGGTGAGGCCGCGGTGCCCGACGAGCGTCCGAGCCTCATCGCGCATCGATCACCTCGGGCATGATGTCGGCACCGACTCAGCTCGACAGGCTGCCGCAAGAGACCCCGCCCCAACGCACCGCCCCCGAACCCACCGGCCCCGAACGCACCGCCCCCCAACGCACCGCCCCCCAACGCACCGCCCCCGAACGCACCGCCCCCGCCGCCGGAGGGCCGCCGAGATCTTGGACACTTGCCGTTCGGAGCGGACGGGAAGTGTCCAAGATTCGCAGCTGGTGCCCCGCTTCACCTCCGCGCGCCCAAGTTTCGCGACCGGCCCAGGGGCCACTACAGTCGCAGGAATGCCGGAGATGGTGCAGCCCCAGGTCAAGTTGATCGCGTGGACCCAGTTCCAGGCCCCGGACGACGTGCCGTGGTCGACCGACGCGGAGGGCGGTCAGGCGCTCGCCGAGTTCGCCGGCCGGGCCTGTTACCAGAGCTGGAAGAAGCCGAACCCGGCCACCGCGACGAACGCCGGTTACCTGGCGCACATCCTGGACGTGGGGCACCTGTCCGTGCTGGAGCACGGCTCCGTGAGCTTCTACTTCAGTGGGGTGTCCCGGTCCTTCACCCACGAGCTGATCCGGCACCGGCACTTCTCCTACTCGCAGCTCTCCCAGCGCTACGTCCCGGAGCGGGACGCGGCCATGGTCGAGCCCGCGGTGATCGCCGAGGACCCGGAGCTGCACAAGAGGTTCGTCGAGGCGAGCGAGGCGGCGGTCCGGGCGTACACCGAGTTGCTGGAGGGTCTGGAGGCCCGGTTCACCGACGAGCCCAACCCGACGCTGCGCCGCAAGCAGGCCCGGCAGGCGGCCCGCGCGGTGCTGCCCAACGCCACCGAGACCCGGATCGTGGTGACCGGCAACTACCGGGCGTGGCGGCACTTCATCAAGATGCGCGCCACCGAACACGCCGACGTCGAGATCCGCGAGCTGGCCGTGGAGTGCCTGCGGCAGCTCCAGGGCGTCGCGCCGAACGTCTTCGCCGACTTCGTGATCTCCACGCTTCCCGACGGCACCGAGGTGGCGGCGTCTCCGCACGCCGAGTGAGTCGTCGCCCTTCGCCGCCGGGGCCCCGGTGGTCGTCCGCTAGGTTGTGAACATGACGCACGACCTCCCTGCCGCCGCGAACCGGGGCGCGTCGCGCCCGTTCGGGCGACTGATCACGGCCATGGTGACCCCGTTCACCGCCGACGGGTCGCTCGACCTCGACGGCGCCGCACGGCTCGCCGGCCACCTCGTCGACGAGCAGGGCAACGACGCGCTGGTACTCAACGGCACCACCGGCGAGTCGCCGACCACCACCGACGCGGAGAAGGAGGCCCTGATCCGCGCCGTCGCGGAGGCGGTCGGTGACCGGGCCCGGATCGTGGCCGGGGTGGGCACCAACGACACCCGGCACACGGTCGAGCTGGCCGCCCAGGCGGAGAAGGCCGGCGCGCACGGCCTGCTGGTGGTGACCCCGTACTACAACAAGCCGCCGCAGGCCGGGCTGCTGAGCCACTTCACCGCGGTCGCCGACGCCAGCGGCCTGCCGATCATGGTGTACGACATCCCGCACCGCACCGGCACCGCGATCGCCACCGACACCCTGGTGAGGCTGGCCGAGCACGGCCGGATCGTGGCGGTCAAGGACGCCAAGGGCGACCTCACCGCCACCTCCTGGGTGCTGGCCCGCAGCGACCTGGCCTTCTACTGCGGTGAGGACGCCCTGACCCTGCCCGCCCTGGCGGTCGGCTCGGTCGGTGTGGTCGGCACCTCCACGCACTTCACGGGCGCGCAGACCAAGCAGATGATCGAGGCGTACGAGGCGGGCGACATGGCCACGGCGCTCACCCTGCACCGGCGGCTGCTGCCCCTGTTCACCGGCATCTTCCGGACCCAGGGCGTGATCCTGGTGAAGGCCGGCCTGGCGGCCAAGGGCCTGCCGGCCGGGCCGGTACGCCTGCCGCTGGTGGACGCCACCAGCGACGAACTGGCCCAGCTGCGCGCCGACTGCGCCGCCGCGGGCCTGCCCCTGCCCGAATGATCGAACGACACGACGGACGCCGCGCGACGGCGTCGCAGAATGAGGTGACGCGTGACCGAGGCGCACATCGAGGGTGAGCTGCCCCCGCCACTGCCGGAGGGCGGCCTGCGGATCATCCCGCTCGGCGGACTCGGCGCCATCGGCCGGAACATGACGGTCTTCGAGTACGACGGCAAGCTGCTGATCGTGGACTGCGGGGTACTCTTCCCCGACGTCGAGCAGCCGGGCGTGGATCTGATCCTGCCCGACTTCGGCCCGATCCTGGACCGGCTCGGCGACGTGCAGGCGATCGTGCTCACCCACGGACACGAGGACCACATCGGCGCGGTGCCGTACCTGCTCGCCCACAAGCCGGACATCCCGCTGGTCGGCTCGCAGTTCACCCTGGCGCTGGTCGAGGCGAAGCTGGCCGAGCGGCGGATCCAGCCGTACACGCTGACGGTCGCCGAGGGCCGGCGCGAGCGGCTCGGCCCGTTCGAGTGCGAGTTCTTCGCCGTGAACCACTCGATCCCGGACGCGCTCGCGGTGGCCATCCGCACCGGCGCCGGCCTGGTGCTGCACACCGGCGACTTCAAGATGGACCAGCTCCCGCTCGACGGCCGCATCACCGACCTGGCCGGCTTCGCCCGGCTCGGCGCCGAGGGCGTGGATCTGCTGCTCTCCGACTCCACCAACGCGGAGATCCCCGGCTTCGTCACCCCGGAGCGGGAGATCGGCCCGGTGCTCGACTCGATCTTCGCGAAGGCGCGTGGCCGGATCATCGTCGCCTCGTTCGCCTCCCACGTGCACCGGGTGCAGCAGGTCTTCGACTCGGCGATCGAGCACGGCCGCAAGGTGGCGCTGATCGGCCGGTCGATGGTGCGCAACATGGGCATCGCCCGCGACCTGGGCCTGCTCAACATTCCGCCGGGCCTGGTGGTCGGGCTGGAGGAGGCCACGACCCTGCCGCCCGAGCAGATCGTGCTGATGTCCACCGGCTCGCAGGGCGAGCCGATGAGCGCGCTGGGCCGGATGGCCAGCGGCGACCACCGGCACATCACCATCGCCCCCGGCGACACCGTGGTGCTCGCGTCCTCGCTGGTACCGGGCAACGAGACCTCGGTCTACCGGGTGATCAACCGGCTGGCCCGCGCCGGCGCGAACGTGATCCACAAGGACGTGGCCAAGGTGCACGTCTCGGGTCACGCTCCGGCCGGCGAGCTGCTCTACCTGCTCAACGTCACCCGGCCCAGCAACCTCATGCCGGTGCACGGCGAGTGGCGGCACCTGCGGGCGCACGCCCGGCTCGGCATCGAGTCCGGCGTCGCGCCGGACCGGGTGGTGCTCTGCGAGGACGGCGACGTGGTCGACCTGGTCGACGGTCGGGCCAGCCTGGTCGGCCACGTGAAGAGCCGCTACGTCTACGTCGACGGCCTCGCGGTCGGCGACGTGAGCGAGTCGCTGCTCACCGAGCGTCGGATCCTCGGCGACGGCGGCTTCATCGCGACCACCGTGGTGATCGACTCGGTCACCGGCAAGGTGGTCGGCGGGCCGACCGTCTCGGCGAAGGGCTTCTCGGAGGACCCGGAGGCGTTCAACCCGGTGGTCCCGCTGGTCACCGAGGCGCTCAACCGGGCCGCCGCGGACGGCATCACCGACCCGCACCAGCTCCAGCAGATCGTCCGGCGCACCGTCGGGCGCTGGGTCAACGACGCGTACCGCCGCCGGCCGATGATCGTCCCGACGGTCGTCGAGGTCTGACCCACGCCGGCTCCGCACGCCGGTCCACCGTCCGCGGTGGGCCGGCGTCGTCGCTCTCCGGGTACGCCCCGACGCGCTCCGTCGATGCTGGCCGCTCGCGTTCAACCGATCGGCGCCCGTCTCCGTATTCCGCTCCGGCAGGCGTACCCCGCGCCGGCCGGGAGGAGCGTGGCGGATGGACCGCAGACGGATGACAGCCATCGCCGTACTGGTGGCGGCGGCGGGCACGGCGGCGGCGGTGACCCTGCCGTCGTTCGCCGGCGAGAACCCGGCGACCCGGCGGGCCGCCCCGGCGGCGTCCGACGCGGTCGCGCCCGAGGTGCTGGACGCGCTGAGCCGCGACCTCTCGCTCACCCGGGACCAGGCGGTGCGGCGGCTGAAGACCGAGCGGTGGGCGTCCGGCACGGTGGCGAAACTCCGCGGCGAACTGGGCGCCGACTACGGCGGCAGCTGGCTCGGCGCGGACGGCACGACCCTGAACGTGGCGGTGGCCGACCCCGCGCAGGCGGCCCGGGTGACCGCCGTGGGCGCGGTGCCGAAGCGGGTCGACCGCGGGGTCGCCGAGCTGGACGCCGTGAAGACCCGCCTCGACGCGGCCGGCGGCGAGGCCACCCCCGACGTCGCGGGCTGGTACGTCGACGTGGCCGCCAACTCGGTCGTGGTGGTCGCCCAGCCCGGGGCGGAGGCGGCCGGTCGCCGGTTCGCGCAGGCCAGCGGCGTGCCGGCCGGTGCCGTCCGGGTGCGGACCGCCGACGAGGCGCCCCGCCCGCTGTTCGACGTGCGGGGCGGCGACGCGTACTTCATCAACGACGCCGGCCGCTGCTCGGTCGGCTTCTCGGTGGTCGGCGGCTTCGTCACGGCCGGGCACTGCGGCCGGCCGGGGGACCGGACCGCGGGCGCGAACCGGGTCGCCCAGGGCACGTTCGCGGCCTCCTCATTCCCCGGCGACGACTGGGCCGTCGTCGAGGTCAACGGGCAGTGGACGCCGCAGGGCGTGGTGAACGACTTCAACGGCGGCACGGTGCCGGTGAACGGCTCCACCGAGGCCCCGGTCGGCGCCTCGGTGTGCCGCTCCGGCTCGACCACCGGCACCCGCTGCGGGGTGATCCAGGCGAAGAACGCCACGGTGAACTATCCGGAGGGGACGGTCACCGGCCTGACCCGGACGAACGTCTGCGCCGAGCCGGGCGACTCGGGCGGCGCCTGGCTCTCCGGTGACCAGGCGCAGGGCGTCACCTCGGGCGGCTCCGGCGACTGCACGCGCGGCGGCGTGACCTTCTTCCAGCCGGTCAACGAGATCCTCCAGCGCAACAACCTGACCCTGGTCACCGCGAACGGCCAGCCCTCGGCACCACCGGCCGGGGGCGGCGCCACCGCCCCGCCGGCGAGCACCGCGCCGGCCACCCCGCCGGCCGGCGACGCGACGGACTGCACCGGGCAGGTGGGCCGGACCGGCCGGATCGCCGCCGGGCGGGCGCAGGTCCAGCCGGACGGCCGCTTCTTCCGGGTCTCCGGCGGCGCCCAGGAGGCGTGCGTGTCCGCGCCGGAGGGCGCCCGGGTGGTGCTGGAGCTGCAACGCTTCACCGGCAGCGCGTTCCGCACCGTGGCCCGCGCGACCAGCGCCGACGGGCTCGCCCGGCTGACCGCCGACACCCCGGCCGGCGCCTACCGCTACCGGGTGGTCGGGCTGGCCGGCGCCGGCGAGTACACCCTGGCGTTCTCCGCCCGCTGACCCGCCGCCGGGCCGGCTCCCGGCGGCACCGGACCGCGGCCCCCGTCCACCACCGCCCGGTGGCCGGGGGCCGCGCCACGTCCGGGCTCACGGCAGCGCCGCGACCGCCTCGGCGTACGCGGCCCCGGTGCTGACCGCCGACGTGACCAGCACGACGAGCTGCGCGCGGGCCACCCCGTACGCCAGATCGGTGGTGACGTCGGCGGCCAGCAGCAGCGTCCCGTCGCCCGGATCGTGGACGTACGCCGCGGGCAGCAGCCGGTCGTGGTTCCAGGCGTTGCAGAACGCGTACGCCTCGGCGCGACGGTCGGCCGGCAGCCGGCGTAGCGCCACGGCCCGCGCGTGCAGCACCTCGCCCTGCGGCCCGAGCCGCCGGAACTGGACCACCGCCTCGCCCCAGCGCCCCACCACGGTGCCGTCGGGCTCCACCCGGTACGCGTCGCCGCGCGCGTCGAGGGCGGCCGTGAGCATGCGCAGGCTCAGCGGGGCCGGTTCCTCCTCGCCGGGCGACCCGGGCTCGGCCGGGTCGTCGTCGGGGATCTCGTCCTCGGCGGGCAGCGGCACCGGCTCGGCGAGCGGCCGCTCGGCCAGCCAGGACGCGATCCGGCCGGACTGGTGGCCGGTGCCGTTGCGGGCGTCGAAGCTGCCGGCCAGCGTGGTGGCGAGGGACTGGAGCTGGCCGGCGAGCGTCGCCACGTCCACGTCGGCGGCCGGCCGGGGCCCGTGCCCGGGGCGATGGATGCGCCGTCCGCCGAGACCGGCCTCGACGGCCAGCCCGCAGAGCAGCGCGCCGGCGGCGGCGAACTCCATGGCGGACAGGTCGTCGGCCGGGTGGTCCAGCCCGGGCAGCTGCTCGGCCAGCACGTCCAGCCCGTGCGCCAGGTGCCCGCCCAGCGCGCAGAACCGCAGGTGCGCGGCGAGCTGCGGGAAGGCGGCCCGCTCGCGGCGGTGTCGCCGGTACGCCCGCACGTGCGCCCGCGCGGCGCGCGCCGCCTCGCCGGTACGCAGCCAGGGCAGCAGCCCCGCGGCGAGGGCCCGCTCCGGCTGGTCGGTGCAGGCCGGCTCGCCGTCCAGCGCCGGCCCCAGCGCGGCCAGCGCGGCCGCCGGCTCGCCCCACCCGGCCAGCAGCTCGGCGCGCCGGGCCGGTGCGCAGCCGGGGCAGCCGGCCACCGGGTGGGACGCGTCGGCGGCGGACCAGTGGTCGTACTCGTGGCGGGCCGCCGGCTCGTCGCCGAGGTGGTCGGCGAGCCGGCAGCGCAGCTCGGCCACCGGCCCGGCGTGCGGGCCCAGCCGGTCGGCGAGATCGTCCAGGAGGGAGCGGCCCTGGTCCAGGGGCACCCGGGGCGTGCCGAACAGCGCCTCCACGGCCTGTCGCTGGTGCCGTCGCAGCCGCTCGGCCTCGCCGGGCCGGCCGTCGAGCAGCTCCGGCCGGGCGTCCACGGTGGCCACGCACCGGCGCACCGGCTCCACCATCCGCCACCGCTCGCCCAGCTGCAGGTACGCCTCGATCAGCGCGAACCGCGCCGCCAGCCCGGTGCGCGGGTCGCCGGTGGCGTCCGCCCGGGCGGCGATCCGTTCCAGTTCGGCGCAGCGGGCCTCGCCGTCGGGCAGGTCCCGGGCGTCGGCGAGCGCGTCGGCCAGCCCCCGGTCCCGGAAGGTGGTCATCGCAGCGTCCCGCCGGGCAGGTCCGCCACGGTGGCGGCGAGCTGGCAGCCGGTGGAGACGCCGCAGTCGACGAGCTGGTCGAGCTGGTGCGGGGTGACCCCGCGTTCCAGGTCGGTGGTCACCTCGCCGCAGATCTGGGCCAGCCCGTCGTCGGCGACGTGCACGAACGCCTTGGGCCAGAGCCGGTCGTGGTTCCAGGCGTTGCAGAAGGCGTGCAGGTCCGGCACCCGCTCGATGCCGAACCGGTGTGCCGCGACGGTGCGCACCTGGAGCAGCTCCCCGGCGGTGCCGCGCCGGTAGAACCAGATGAGACTGTGGCCCCACCGGCCGACCAGGTCGCCGTCGGCGTCCTCGGCCACCGCGTACCCCCGGTTTGCCAGCACGGCGGCGATCAGCTCGCGGGTCAGCGGTCGCAGCGTCTGCGGGTGTCCGGCCAGGGGGCCGTCCGGACCGTCCTCGATCTCCGGCGACGCCATGAGGGCATCCCTTCTGAGGCGAATAACACAACCGGCGGCGGATCCGTGCCGCGACGCGCGGACACGACCCGGAAAAGCGGCGATCTGCCGGGTCCCGCCGTTACGGTGACTCTATGGCGGGCCGTACCTCTCAGGCGAGCCGGCGGCGCGGCGCGTCGCCGCGCGGGACCACGAACAGTCGCGCCCGCCAGCCGGCCAAGAAGGCCACCCGGGCGGCGCCCCGGCGGCGCCCGGCGCGCGGGCCGAGCCCGGCCGCGTTCGTGGGCCGGGCGGTGGGTGCGCTGTGGATGGGGCTGGCGCACAGTGTGGGCTGGGCGTTCCGGGCCGCCGGTCGGCAGGCCGCCACCACCCGCCAGCTGGACCCGGAGCACCGTCGCGACGGCGCCGGGCTGCTCCTGTTCGGCCTGGCCATCCTCAGCGCCGTGGGCATCTGGTCCGGCGGCGCGG is from Micromonospora terminaliae and encodes:
- a CDS encoding S1 family peptidase — protein: MDRRRMTAIAVLVAAAGTAAAVTLPSFAGENPATRRAAPAASDAVAPEVLDALSRDLSLTRDQAVRRLKTERWASGTVAKLRGELGADYGGSWLGADGTTLNVAVADPAQAARVTAVGAVPKRVDRGVAELDAVKTRLDAAGGEATPDVAGWYVDVAANSVVVVAQPGAEAAGRRFAQASGVPAGAVRVRTADEAPRPLFDVRGGDAYFINDAGRCSVGFSVVGGFVTAGHCGRPGDRTAGANRVAQGTFAASSFPGDDWAVVEVNGQWTPQGVVNDFNGGTVPVNGSTEAPVGASVCRSGSTTGTRCGVIQAKNATVNYPEGTVTGLTRTNVCAEPGDSGGAWLSGDQAQGVTSGGSGDCTRGGVTFFQPVNEILQRNNLTLVTANGQPSAPPAGGGATAPPASTAPATPPAGDATDCTGQVGRTGRIAAGRAQVQPDGRFFRVSGGAQEACVSAPEGARVVLELQRFTGSAFRTVARATSADGLARLTADTPAGAYRYRVVGLAGAGEYTLAFSAR
- a CDS encoding YbjN domain-containing protein, with the protein product MASPEIEDGPDGPLAGHPQTLRPLTRELIAAVLANRGYAVAEDADGDLVGRWGHSLIWFYRRGTAGELLQVRTVAAHRFGIERVPDLHAFCNAWNHDRLWPKAFVHVADDGLAQICGEVTTDLERGVTPHQLDQLVDCGVSTGCQLAATVADLPGGTLR
- a CDS encoding YbjN domain-containing protein, with protein sequence MTTFRDRGLADALADARDLPDGEARCAELERIAARADATGDPRTGLAARFALIEAYLQLGERWRMVEPVRRCVATVDARPELLDGRPGEAERLRRHQRQAVEALFGTPRVPLDQGRSLLDDLADRLGPHAGPVAELRCRLADHLGDEPAARHEYDHWSAADASHPVAGCPGCAPARRAELLAGWGEPAAALAALGPALDGEPACTDQPERALAAGLLPWLRTGEAARAARAHVRAYRRHRRERAAFPQLAAHLRFCALGGHLAHGLDVLAEQLPGLDHPADDLSAMEFAAAGALLCGLAVEAGLGGRRIHRPGHGPRPAADVDVATLAGQLQSLATTLAGSFDARNGTGHQSGRIASWLAERPLAEPVPLPAEDEIPDDDPAEPGSPGEEEPAPLSLRMLTAALDARGDAYRVEPDGTVVGRWGEAVVQFRRLGPQGEVLHARAVALRRLPADRRAEAYAFCNAWNHDRLLPAAYVHDPGDGTLLLAADVTTDLAYGVARAQLVVLVTSAVSTGAAYAEAVAALP